The genome window ATGGAGAGCGACAGGGCGCGGTTTTTCGTTCCCCCGTTTTTCGATCCCAAGAACCCGAACATCCCTCCCCTGACCGACCAGATGCTCCTCATCGTGGGCGGGCACATGGCGGCGGAGCTCACACGGGCGGGCAAAAAGGGGATTCTCCATGACGCCATGTACGACAACTGGTGGCAGGGCGGATTCCGCACCACGGTCTACCGTCACAACATGGTGGGGCTGCTTACCGAGGCGGCGAGCGTCTCGATAGCATCTCCCATATTTCTCCGAAAAGGCGATCTACGGGGTGGAACTCGCGGAATGCCCGATTATTCCGTGCGCGTGAATTTTCCCGACCCGTGGCCCGGTGGCTGGTGGCGTCTCAGGGACATCGTCGACTATGAAAAAATCGCCTGCATGAGCGTCTTCAGGCTTGCAGCCCGCTATCACGACCTTTTCCAGAGCAATACGGTCCAGCTTGCGCGGGAAGCCCTTGCAGCCGGAACGGCCGAGCCGCCGTTCGCATGGATTGTCCCTCCCGACCAGCACGATCCCCGCACCGCCGCCGAGATGCTTGACAGGCTCTTCGCGACCGGCATCGAAATTCATCGTGCGGATGAAGCATTCACCGCCGATGATGTCTCATATCCCGCGGGAACCTACATCATGTACTGCTCGCAGCCGTTCCGCGCCCACCTCAACGACATGATGGAACGTCAGGAGTACCCCAACCGTCTCCAGTATCCCGGCGGTCCGCCCGAAACACCGTACGACAACGCCGGATGGACGATCCCCCTTCAGATGGGAGTCCGTCATGTAGCTGTTCACGAGCCGTTCCGGTGCAAGGCTCAAAAATTGACCGCTGTCTCCATGCCCGAGGGCAAAATCAGTGGAAAAGGCTCAGGATATGTCGTCCGGGCAGCCTCCAACGACGATTTCCGTCTCATGAACCGTCTCAATAAAGCCCATATCCCGTTCAGCCTGGTCACGTCGCCCGAAACGTGGAAAAAGAAAACCGGGGCCGATGTTCCGGCGGGTTCGGTGTTCATCGGCGATGCAGGAGCGGTGCGTTCGGCAATGCCGGGACTTCTCGACGGGATTTCCTCACAGCTTGCCGGTGTGGGGGATTCGGAATCCTCACTCAAACCGGCTCTCGGGTCAGTTACCGCGCCGCGTGTCGGTTTCTACCAGCCCTGGCTCGATGTTGCCGACGAGGGATGGACGCGGTACGTGCTCGACGAGTTCGAATTCCCCTATTCCATCCTCCACAACGCCGAAATAAAGGCGGGAAACCTGAGCGACCGTTACGACTGCCTGATTCTCCCCTCGCTCGGCGCTTCGTCGATCATCAACGGTCAGGCGCCTGACACGACCGAGCCCCAGTACGAGGGCGGCGTCGGGCAGGAAGGCATCGTCGCCCTCCAGGACTTCGTGTCACGTGGCGGAACGCTCGTATGCATTGACGGCTCGTGCAGCCTGCCGGTCAACAACTTCAATATTCCCGTCCGTAACGTCCTCGAAGGGAAAAAATCCGACGAATTCTACTGCCCCGGGTCGATTCTGCGGGTCAGCATCGATAAAAATCATCCCCTCGGATACGGGATGACTGACTGGGCGTCGGGGTATTTTACCGGCTCTCAGGCTTTCGAGGTGATCAGGCCGGACACGAAGGAGGCCACGAAGGATGACCGCGAGCCCGAAAAACGATACAAAACGACCGTGGTCGCCCGCTATTCCGACACCGTCCTGCTCGAAAGCGGCTGGATTCGCGGAGGGAACCTCATCGCCGACAAACCCGCCATCGTGGAGGTCGCGTACGGCAAGGGGCATATCGTCCTGCTCGGCTTCAGGGTGCAGCACCGCGGTCAGCCGCACGGCACATTCCGGCTCCTGTTCAACGCCATCCAGTGCAGCACCCTCGGGGTACCATGGTGATGAGCACGCCATGCTTCAGTTATGGCCGTTATTCATGACATGACCGGATCTCATGTGTCATGGCATGCGGGGAAAACTGTTTTCCCGGCATTTCCCTTATTAAAGATTGACGAATGGATTCAGGTTGTCAAAAGTAGGTATATAGTGCCGATTTATACATAATACTATCTTATTAACAATATTTTCCCTTGTTTCATAAAATTATCCGTTTTTAACGAGAATAAATACATACCACTGCTTACATCTTTCCCATCATCATTTTTACCATTCCAGATTGACTCATAAATTCCCGCATGTATTCTGCAATCACATAACACTTGTATTTTTCTGCCAAGTATGTCATAAATAACAAGTTTCACA of bacterium contains these proteins:
- a CDS encoding M14 family metallopeptidase; this translates as MKRIFISGHVIFFLSLFTFILFPRCEITAQNLRTPVDYIGYPVGADYKLARWKTIVDYFRYVDENSDRVVTRDMGTTTEGRPFIIAEISSPDAVHDFARHRENQRKIADPRLIRDEAEERRLIDESRVVILINCSLHASEIAATQMSMELLYDLAAGTSPEINDILARTIILIVPSANPDGLETVIDWYERSLGKPWEGSGMPWLYHPYAGHDNNRDWFMLNLKETRLETELIYGEWLPTIVYDIHQMESDRARFFVPPFFDPKNPNIPPLTDQMLLIVGGHMAAELTRAGKKGILHDAMYDNWWQGGFRTTVYRHNMVGLLTEAASVSIASPIFLRKGDLRGGTRGMPDYSVRVNFPDPWPGGWWRLRDIVDYEKIACMSVFRLAARYHDLFQSNTVQLAREALAAGTAEPPFAWIVPPDQHDPRTAAEMLDRLFATGIEIHRADEAFTADDVSYPAGTYIMYCSQPFRAHLNDMMERQEYPNRLQYPGGPPETPYDNAGWTIPLQMGVRHVAVHEPFRCKAQKLTAVSMPEGKISGKGSGYVVRAASNDDFRLMNRLNKAHIPFSLVTSPETWKKKTGADVPAGSVFIGDAGAVRSAMPGLLDGISSQLAGVGDSESSLKPALGSVTAPRVGFYQPWLDVADEGWTRYVLDEFEFPYSILHNAEIKAGNLSDRYDCLILPSLGASSIINGQAPDTTEPQYEGGVGQEGIVALQDFVSRGGTLVCIDGSCSLPVNNFNIPVRNVLEGKKSDEFYCPGSILRVSIDKNHPLGYGMTDWASGYFTGSQAFEVIRPDTKEATKDDREPEKRYKTTVVARYSDTVLLESGWIRGGNLIADKPAIVEVAYGKGHIVLLGFRVQHRGQPHGTFRLLFNAIQCSTLGVPW